A part of Rattus norvegicus strain BN/NHsdMcwi chromosome 4, GRCr8, whole genome shotgun sequence genomic DNA contains:
- the Mturn gene encoding maturin isoform X1, with product MDFQQLADVAEKWCSSTPFELIAAEETERRMDFYADPGVSFYVLCPDNGCGDSFHVWSESEDCLPFLQLAQDYISSCGKKTLQEVLEKVFKSFRPLLGLPDADDDAFEEYSADVEEEEPEADHPQMGVTLLRKSMTEEKRSLNVLCTF from the exons ATGGACTTCCAGCAGCTGGCAGATGTCGCGGAGAAGTGGTGTTCCAGCACGCCCTTTGAGCTCATCGCCGCCGAGGAGACGGAGCGCAGGATGGACTTCTACGCCGACCCGGGCGTCTCCTTCTACGTGCTGTGTCCGGACAACGGCTGCGGCGACAGCTTT CACGTGTGGAGCGAGAGCGAGGACTGCCTGCCCTTCTTGCAGCTGGCGCAGGACTACATCTCTTCCTGCGGCAAGAAAACGCTCCAGGAAGTCTTGGAAAAAGTCTTCAAGTCCTTCAGACCT TTGCTGGGGCTTCCAGACGCAGATGACGACGCATTTGAAGAGTACAGTGCagatgtggaggaggaggagccagaggCGGACCACCCCCAAATGGGG GTGACCTTGCTGAGGAAAAGCATGACGGAGGAGAAACGCAGCCTGAATGTTTTATGTACCTTTTAA
- the Mturn gene encoding maturin: MDFQQLADVAEKWCSSTPFELIAAEETERRMDFYADPGVSFYVLCPDNGCGDSFHVWSESEDCLPFLQLAQDYISSCGKKTLQEVLEKVFKSFRPLLGLPDADDDAFEEYSADVEEEEPEADHPQMGVSQQ; the protein is encoded by the exons ATGGACTTCCAGCAGCTGGCAGATGTCGCGGAGAAGTGGTGTTCCAGCACGCCCTTTGAGCTCATCGCCGCCGAGGAGACGGAGCGCAGGATGGACTTCTACGCCGACCCGGGCGTCTCCTTCTACGTGCTGTGTCCGGACAACGGCTGCGGCGACAGCTTT CACGTGTGGAGCGAGAGCGAGGACTGCCTGCCCTTCTTGCAGCTGGCGCAGGACTACATCTCTTCCTGCGGCAAGAAAACGCTCCAGGAAGTCTTGGAAAAAGTCTTCAAGTCCTTCAGACCT TTGCTGGGGCTTCCAGACGCAGATGACGACGCATTTGAAGAGTACAGTGCagatgtggaggaggaggagccagaggCGGACCACCCCCAAATGGGGGTCAGCCAGCAGTAA